Proteins co-encoded in one Petrotoga sibirica DSM 13575 genomic window:
- a CDS encoding M48 family metallopeptidase — translation MIDPVDFKAEVMILAKDIRVQPKEIHIREMSRKWGSCSSRGRLTFDKKLLNEPKSFRFEVIIHELLHLRYPKHGKMFNALLEEYLRKNIEKK, via the coding sequence ATGATTGACCCAGTTGATTTTAAAGCTGAAGTTATGATTTTGGCTAAAGATATTAGAGTTCAACCAAAGGAAATTCATATTCGTGAAATGAGTAGAAAATGGGGTAGTTGCTCTTCAAGAGGTAGGTTAACCTTTGATAAAAAACTTTTAAATGAGCCAAAAAGTTTTAGATTTGAGGTAATTATTCATGAATTATTACACTTGAGATACCCTAAGCATGGAAAGATGTTCAATGCATTATTGGAAGAATACCTTAGAAAAAATATTGAAAAAAAATAA
- a CDS encoding restriction endonuclease subunit S, protein MELDLNQKEEYKETELGLLPKDWEVVRLGDVGNIITGNTPSKKVKEYWEHGELDFIKPPDLQNRVISTFSEKISNKAIDKARTVKEGSILVSCIGIIGRVGFASHRVAFNQQINAIEPNNNIYPWFLFYTLQTQQRQIENLASYTTVPIVSKAKFIDVKIPFPPLSEQKKIASVLSAVQEAKEKTEDVIKATKDLKKSMMKYLFTYGPVSLEEAEKVPLKETEIGLIPEEWDVVRLEDVVEIHDKKRIPLNSTERSKMKGNYPYCGANGIIDYVNDYIFDGEFVLLAEDGGFWRKFENSAYLMKGKFWVNNHAHIIRAIESNSVNRFLLYWLIFDDIEKYTSGTTRKKLNQNVMKNILIPLPPLPIQQKIASILSAIDQKIEAEENKKKALEDLFKSLLHNLMTAKIRVNNLEKILDE, encoded by the coding sequence ATGGAACTAGATCTTAACCAGAAAGAAGAATACAAAGAGACAGAACTCGGCTTGCTACCAAAAGATTGGGAAGTTGTAAGGTTGGGGGATGTTGGAAATATAATAACTGGAAATACACCTTCTAAAAAAGTTAAAGAATATTGGGAGCACGGTGAGCTTGATTTTATTAAACCCCCAGACTTACAAAATAGAGTAATTTCAACATTTTCTGAAAAAATTTCAAATAAAGCAATTGACAAAGCAAGAACTGTTAAAGAAGGATCGATTCTAGTTTCTTGCATAGGTATTATTGGAAGAGTGGGGTTTGCATCCCACAGAGTTGCATTTAACCAACAAATAAATGCAATAGAACCAAATAATAATATATATCCATGGTTTTTATTCTATACATTACAAACGCAGCAAAGGCAGATAGAAAATTTAGCATCATATACAACAGTTCCAATTGTTAGTAAAGCAAAATTTATAGATGTTAAAATCCCCTTTCCACCACTCTCAGAACAAAAAAAGATTGCCTCTGTCCTCTCTGCAGTGCAAGAGGCAAAGGAGAAGACGGAGGATGTTATAAAAGCAACGAAAGATCTCAAAAAGTCCATGATGAAGTACCTGTTTACTTATGGGCCTGTAAGTTTGGAAGAAGCTGAAAAAGTACCGCTTAAAGAGACAGAGATTGGCTTGATTCCTGAAGAGTGGGATGTTGTGAGACTTGAGGATGTCGTTGAGATTCATGACAAAAAAAGAATTCCTTTAAATTCTACCGAGCGGAGCAAAATGAAAGGTAACTATCCATATTGCGGAGCTAATGGCATTATAGATTATGTTAATGATTATATATTTGATGGTGAATTTGTTCTATTAGCTGAAGATGGGGGTTTTTGGAGAAAATTTGAAAATAGTGCCTATTTAATGAAAGGAAAGTTTTGGGTTAATAATCATGCTCATATAATTAGGGCTATAGAAAGTAATTCAGTTAATAGATTTTTACTTTATTGGCTTATTTTTGATGATATTGAAAAATACACTTCTGGAACAACTAGAAAGAAATTAAATCAAAATGTTATGAAGAATATTTTAATTCCACTTCCACCTCTCCCCATCCAGCAAAAGATCGCTTCAATTCTCTCAGCGATCGATCAAAAGATCGAGGCGGAAGAAAACAAGAAAAAAGCCCTTGAAGATCTTTTTAAATCACTTTTGCATAATCTTATGACCGCAAAAATAAGGGTGAATAATTTGGAAAAGATTTTAGATGAATAA
- a CDS encoding bifunctional dihydroorotate dehydrogenase B NAD binding subunit/NADPH-dependent glutamate synthase, with protein sequence MFEISEKKKLAQDVYSVWVEAPKIAAHAQPGQFVIVIAEEDGERIPLTIVDKTEDNIRLIFQVVGKSTRKMATFENGDSFAHVVGPLGSPSEIDYYGTVLLIGGGIGVAPILPILKALKEKGNRVISIMGARTADLLILEDEFSQFSDKLIITTDDGSKGMKGLVTDGMKKVVSDGEEIDKAWAIGPVIMMKFATKTAQELGFPIIVSLNPIMVDGTGMCGGCRVTVGDNVKFACVDGPEFEGELVEWDELLKRLGQYKVEEKSSLEEKKKKRPKKILRNKVPVKKQPPEERKHNFREVAYGYCLEEAMMEADRCLQCPDSAYNCIEGCPVGIDIRGFIRELRDGNLTKSAEILKSYNNLPAICGRVCPQENQCEGVCTLGKSGAFEPVAIGRLERFVADWERVQRSNQKNNIQLTENNIKGKVAVVGAGPAGLTVAADLAKIGYYVKIFEALHKPGGVLTYGIPEFRLPKEIVFEEVEYVKSLGVEIETDVVVGKTITIDEMKEEFDAIFIGTGAGTPKFLNIPGENLNGVYSSSEFLTRVNLMKAYEFPLVDTPVKIGKHVVVVGGGNVAMDASRSALRLGAEAVTVVYRRTEQEMPARKEEYENAVEEGINFMWLTNPIECKGNEKGELTSVVCQKMKLGEPDSSGRRRPIPIENSYFEIPADLFIVAIGQESNKVLLNAFPELKLNKWGYIEADPVTGATSVEGVWAGGDIVTGAATVIEAMGAGKRSAKAIDEYISSKVGKF encoded by the coding sequence TTGTTCGAAATATCCGAAAAAAAGAAATTAGCCCAAGACGTTTACAGTGTTTGGGTTGAAGCACCAAAGATAGCAGCACATGCTCAACCAGGTCAGTTTGTTATAGTTATAGCAGAAGAAGATGGAGAAAGAATACCTTTAACTATAGTGGATAAAACTGAAGATAATATAAGACTCATATTTCAAGTGGTGGGTAAAAGTACGAGAAAGATGGCAACTTTTGAAAATGGAGATTCTTTTGCCCATGTTGTAGGACCTTTGGGTAGTCCTTCAGAAATTGATTATTATGGGACGGTATTGTTGATTGGCGGGGGTATTGGTGTTGCTCCAATTTTACCTATTTTAAAGGCGTTGAAAGAAAAAGGCAACAGGGTAATATCAATTATGGGAGCAAGGACCGCTGATCTTTTAATTTTAGAAGATGAGTTTTCACAGTTTTCTGATAAGTTAATCATAACAACAGATGATGGATCAAAAGGTATGAAAGGTTTGGTTACCGATGGGATGAAAAAAGTAGTGTCAGATGGCGAGGAAATAGATAAGGCTTGGGCTATTGGGCCTGTTATAATGATGAAATTTGCCACAAAAACCGCTCAAGAACTTGGGTTTCCTATAATAGTGTCTTTGAATCCAATAATGGTTGATGGAACAGGAATGTGTGGTGGGTGTAGGGTAACCGTTGGAGATAACGTTAAATTCGCTTGTGTTGATGGTCCTGAGTTTGAAGGTGAGCTGGTTGAATGGGATGAATTGTTAAAGCGACTTGGGCAGTACAAGGTTGAGGAAAAGAGTTCTTTAGAAGAAAAAAAGAAAAAACGTCCAAAAAAGATTTTGAGGAATAAAGTTCCTGTAAAAAAGCAACCACCAGAAGAGAGAAAGCACAACTTCCGAGAGGTTGCATATGGTTACTGTTTAGAAGAGGCTATGATGGAAGCTGATAGGTGCTTACAATGCCCTGATAGCGCATATAATTGTATAGAAGGATGTCCTGTTGGTATAGATATACGAGGTTTTATAAGAGAGTTGAGGGATGGTAACCTTACTAAATCTGCAGAGATATTGAAGAGTTACAATAATTTACCAGCTATTTGTGGGAGAGTTTGTCCACAAGAGAATCAGTGTGAAGGGGTATGTACCTTAGGTAAATCAGGTGCTTTTGAACCAGTTGCCATAGGCAGATTAGAAAGGTTTGTAGCTGATTGGGAGAGAGTTCAAAGAAGTAATCAAAAGAATAATATCCAACTGACTGAAAACAATATTAAGGGAAAAGTTGCTGTTGTAGGTGCAGGGCCAGCCGGACTAACAGTGGCAGCAGATCTGGCAAAGATAGGATACTACGTTAAAATTTTTGAAGCTTTGCATAAACCTGGAGGGGTTTTGACCTACGGAATCCCTGAGTTTAGACTTCCAAAAGAGATAGTTTTTGAAGAAGTAGAATATGTGAAATCGTTGGGAGTAGAAATTGAGACAGATGTTGTTGTGGGAAAGACAATTACAATAGACGAAATGAAAGAAGAGTTCGATGCTATATTTATAGGTACGGGTGCGGGAACCCCTAAATTCTTGAATATTCCTGGGGAAAATTTGAATGGGGTTTATTCTTCAAGTGAGTTTTTAACAAGGGTTAATTTGATGAAAGCATATGAATTCCCTTTGGTTGATACACCCGTTAAGATTGGAAAACACGTGGTAGTTGTTGGCGGGGGTAACGTTGCGATGGATGCTTCAAGATCGGCGTTAAGGCTTGGTGCTGAAGCCGTCACAGTAGTGTATAGAAGAACGGAGCAAGAGATGCCAGCAAGAAAAGAAGAATATGAAAACGCCGTTGAAGAGGGAATCAATTTTATGTGGCTGACTAATCCAATAGAGTGTAAAGGAAACGAAAAGGGAGAATTGACAAGTGTTGTCTGTCAAAAGATGAAATTGGGAGAACCTGATTCTTCTGGTAGAAGAAGACCTATCCCCATTGAAAATAGTTACTTTGAAATACCCGCAGATCTTTTTATAGTAGCTATAGGTCAAGAGTCGAACAAGGTTTTACTCAACGCATTTCCCGAATTGAAGTTGAATAAATGGGGGTATATAGAAGCTGACCCTGTTACCGGCGCTACTTCTGTTGAAGGAGTTTGGGCAGGTGGAGACATAGTCACTGGTGCGGCAACCGTTATCGAGGCGATGGGAGCAGGTAAAAGATCTGCTAAGGCAATAGATGAATATATTTCGTCGAAGGTAGGAAAATTTTGA
- a CDS encoding type I restriction endonuclease subunit R, with amino-acid sequence MGLGDEKYSAQDPIIKYVQEESAEYGSSDGNKVFLNLGWEYVKPDEALRLKGGEKGLIFKDVFIKQLQRLNPGFMDHLSAEEVLKDLERIPPNIQGNLIVWEFLKGLKPKFVSNEKRERNVTFLDTYEIDRNIFQVTDEFTFTNGSKTIRADVVFLINGVPLILVETKAPHRIDPLNEAYKQVKRYHQQAPELLAILQIFGLIDVIRFYYGATWNLSGGSLFEWKNELDRGYETLIKTFFDTKRIIKILTDFILFTKQDEELKKVVLRHHQMKAVDKIIERAKDPSKQRGLIWHTQGSGKTYTMIVTAKKIIEDPFFENPTVIMLVDRNELESQLFSNLKSVGIENVEVVESKKHLKRLLKTDKRGLIVSMIHKFDNISADLNLRENIFVLVDEAHRSTGGKLGTFLEGALPNATYIGFTGTPIDKTNYGKGTFVTFGKDDPPKGYLDKYSISESIKDGTTVPLYYTFAPNKMMVEKDVLEKEFLALAESQGVSAVEELNKVLEKAVRLKNMLKNYDRVQLISKFVAKHFKEYIEPMGFKAFLVAVDREACALYKEELDKHLPPEYSKVVYSQSQNDPPQMTKYYLSEIEEKKVRENFKKPGELPKILIVTEKLLTGFDAPILYCMYLDKPMRDHVLLQAIARINRPYKKDEKNKKNGLVVDFVGIFNNLEKALAFDSEDIEGVIEDIELLKREFAEQMKIGREKYLSIVAKKDRDKSVDAVLEYFRNEEKRNEFYTYYKKLSGLYEILSPDKFLNEYLQDYDTLTRMYKILKNAYEKGLSVDEEFTEKTKKLIQKYTKNSKIKDTLEVFVIDEYTLKKIEESNASDVEKVFNLYKSIEKTVEEESNEYPILITIGEKAENLITLYKSAQKNTEETLNGLKNLVQEVNDKKKAQKESGKSAAYFTLKELLKAESIDDAEDIAEEFEKKKETYPLWDKDEDQEREMRQEFYKLLGPKGLKGERIKQLFEKYLYILKGRDNND; translated from the coding sequence ATGGGCTTGGGAGATGAAAAATATTCTGCTCAGGATCCAATTATAAAATACGTACAAGAAGAATCTGCTGAATATGGATCATCAGATGGAAATAAGGTTTTTCTGAACCTTGGGTGGGAATACGTCAAACCTGATGAAGCCTTGAGGCTAAAAGGCGGAGAAAAAGGTTTGATATTCAAAGATGTATTTATAAAGCAACTTCAAAGACTCAATCCTGGGTTTATGGACCATCTTTCAGCAGAAGAAGTATTAAAAGATCTTGAAAGAATTCCTCCAAATATACAAGGTAATCTAATAGTTTGGGAATTTTTAAAAGGACTTAAACCCAAATTTGTGTCCAATGAAAAAAGAGAAAGAAACGTAACTTTTTTAGATACCTATGAAATAGATAGGAATATATTCCAAGTTACCGACGAATTTACATTTACAAATGGGAGCAAAACGATAAGGGCAGATGTGGTGTTTCTTATTAATGGAGTCCCGCTTATTCTCGTAGAGACGAAAGCACCTCATAGAATTGATCCGCTTAATGAAGCCTATAAGCAAGTAAAAAGGTATCATCAGCAAGCGCCAGAACTTTTGGCTATTTTACAAATCTTTGGTTTAATAGATGTGATTCGCTTTTATTATGGTGCAACTTGGAACCTTTCAGGAGGATCACTCTTCGAATGGAAAAACGAATTAGATCGCGGTTATGAAACTTTAATTAAAACTTTTTTTGATACAAAAAGAATAATAAAAATACTTACTGATTTTATTCTTTTTACAAAACAAGATGAAGAGCTTAAAAAAGTTGTTTTAAGGCATCATCAAATGAAAGCCGTTGATAAGATAATTGAAAGGGCTAAAGATCCTTCAAAACAACGTGGTTTGATCTGGCATACTCAAGGTTCTGGTAAAACTTACACTATGATTGTAACGGCGAAAAAAATAATAGAAGATCCCTTTTTTGAAAATCCGACAGTAATTATGCTTGTTGATAGAAACGAACTTGAATCACAGTTGTTCAGTAATCTGAAATCCGTTGGCATTGAAAATGTAGAAGTTGTAGAAAGTAAAAAACATCTAAAGCGTCTTCTTAAAACCGATAAAAGAGGTTTAATTGTTAGTATGATTCATAAGTTTGATAATATTTCTGCTGATTTGAATCTACGAGAAAATATTTTTGTTTTAGTAGATGAAGCTCATAGGAGTACAGGTGGGAAGCTTGGTACCTTTTTAGAAGGAGCTTTACCAAATGCAACGTATATAGGCTTTACTGGTACTCCCATAGATAAGACAAATTATGGAAAAGGTACGTTTGTTACATTTGGTAAAGATGATCCCCCTAAAGGATACCTTGATAAATACAGCATATCAGAATCGATTAAAGATGGCACCACCGTTCCCTTGTACTATACGTTTGCACCAAATAAAATGATGGTTGAAAAAGATGTTCTTGAGAAAGAATTTCTGGCACTTGCAGAGTCTCAAGGAGTTAGCGCTGTAGAAGAGCTTAACAAGGTTTTAGAAAAAGCGGTAAGACTTAAAAATATGCTAAAAAACTATGATAGAGTTCAGTTGATATCAAAATTTGTAGCAAAGCATTTTAAAGAGTATATCGAACCAATGGGTTTCAAAGCTTTTCTTGTTGCTGTTGATAGAGAAGCATGTGCATTATACAAGGAAGAATTAGATAAACACCTGCCTCCTGAATACTCTAAAGTTGTATATAGTCAGAGTCAAAACGATCCCCCACAAATGACGAAGTATTATTTATCTGAAATTGAAGAGAAAAAAGTTAGAGAGAACTTTAAAAAGCCAGGAGAGCTCCCAAAAATTTTAATCGTAACTGAGAAATTATTGACTGGGTTTGATGCACCGATTCTTTATTGTATGTATTTAGATAAACCGATGAGAGATCACGTTCTTTTACAGGCTATAGCCAGAATCAATAGACCGTACAAGAAGGATGAAAAAAATAAGAAGAACGGACTTGTTGTCGATTTTGTGGGTATTTTTAATAATTTAGAAAAGGCACTTGCTTTTGATTCTGAAGATATAGAAGGGGTAATCGAAGATATTGAACTTTTAAAAAGAGAGTTTGCTGAACAAATGAAGATTGGCAGAGAGAAATATCTTTCTATCGTTGCCAAAAAAGATAGGGACAAATCTGTAGATGCTGTCTTAGAGTACTTTAGGAATGAAGAAAAACGTAATGAATTTTATACGTATTATAAGAAGCTTTCTGGTTTGTATGAGATATTATCTCCCGACAAATTTTTAAATGAATATCTCCAAGATTATGATACACTTACACGGATGTATAAAATTTTGAAGAATGCTTATGAAAAAGGACTATCTGTCGATGAGGAGTTCACAGAGAAAACTAAAAAATTAATTCAAAAATACACGAAAAATAGTAAAATAAAAGATACTTTAGAAGTTTTTGTGATAGACGAGTATACTTTAAAAAAGATTGAAGAAAGTAATGCTTCAGATGTTGAAAAGGTTTTTAATTTATACAAGAGTATTGAAAAAACGGTCGAAGAAGAAAGCAATGAATATCCAATTCTCATTACAATTGGAGAAAAAGCGGAGAATTTAATTACCCTTTACAAAAGTGCCCAAAAGAATACAGAAGAAACTTTAAACGGTCTAAAGAACTTGGTACAGGAAGTAAACGACAAGAAGAAGGCTCAAAAAGAAAGTGGAAAATCAGCAGCATACTTTACACTCAAAGAATTGTTGAAAGCTGAATCGATCGATGATGCCGAGGATATTGCTGAAGAGTTCGAGAAAAAAAAGGAAACTTATCCTCTTTGGGATAAAGACGAAGATCAGGAAAGAGAAATGAGACAGGAATTTTACAAGTTATTAGGACCGAAAGGGCTTAAAGGCGAAAGAATAAAACAGTTATTCGAAAAATATCTCTACATACTAAAAGGTAGGGATAATAATGATTGA